A stretch of the Streptomyces ortus genome encodes the following:
- a CDS encoding SGNH/GDSL hydrolase family protein, with translation MVWGTAFALALLTAPAATPATAAPQVGQRPTALQRLFDNTAVSDDARPAGADFDGAGRSLSAQDLTAAGWRAGRPLTVQGARLTWPRRAPGEPDNVRANGQSVRVRGHGDALAFLVAGTGGGEESGTGVVRYLDGSSSSYRLSASDWRGGPLATKAVALPHINTPGGQLVEQARLYVVTVPLTRGRSVASVELPRNGDLHVFALSVRSDSPGWTGSWAASTSGYPAVGPWTDRTLRLVVHTSAGGPRVRIRLDNTFAAGPVRIGSATVAVQASGASPRGAPVPLSFGGSGSTEIPAGAQAFSDPLDFDVPADSNLLVSFQLPGTVTAAPVHSLAVQQSYVSEPGDHAGDTAPDAYTSTILNWPLLTGVDVGNEPGGRAGGGPGSVVVLGDSITDGEKSTRDANRRWPDLLADRLREQSAVPRHGVLNQGISANRVVTDRYAGDGVSTDTGGVSALHRLDRDVLAQTSARTVVVFQGINDVRWGASAEQVVDGLREIAGRAHARGLRVLAATIVPCRGEARCTAAVDAERSAVNRWIRSESTDSGFDGVLNFDAVLRDPADPARLLPAYDSGDHLHPGDAGLAALAESVDLELL, from the coding sequence ATGGTGTGGGGTACCGCCTTCGCGCTGGCTCTGCTGACAGCGCCGGCGGCGACTCCGGCGACGGCCGCGCCCCAGGTCGGGCAACGTCCGACGGCCTTGCAGCGGCTCTTCGACAACACGGCCGTGAGCGACGACGCGCGACCGGCCGGGGCGGACTTCGACGGCGCGGGCCGTTCCCTGTCGGCACAGGACCTGACCGCCGCCGGCTGGAGAGCGGGACGCCCACTGACGGTCCAGGGGGCCCGGCTGACCTGGCCCCGCCGGGCACCGGGCGAGCCCGACAACGTACGCGCGAACGGGCAGTCCGTACGGGTACGCGGCCACGGTGACGCGCTCGCCTTCCTGGTGGCGGGCACGGGTGGCGGCGAGGAGAGCGGCACCGGGGTGGTGCGGTACCTCGACGGGTCCAGCTCCTCGTACCGGCTGAGTGCGTCGGACTGGCGCGGCGGCCCGCTCGCCACCAAGGCCGTGGCCCTCCCCCACATCAACACCCCCGGCGGTCAACTCGTCGAGCAGGCACGGCTGTACGTGGTGACCGTGCCGCTCACCCGGGGGCGCTCGGTGGCCTCCGTGGAGCTGCCGCGCAACGGCGACCTGCATGTGTTCGCCCTGTCGGTACGCTCCGACAGCCCGGGCTGGACGGGCAGTTGGGCCGCGTCGACGTCCGGCTATCCCGCCGTCGGGCCCTGGACGGACCGGACTCTGCGTCTGGTGGTGCACACCTCGGCGGGCGGGCCACGGGTCCGGATCCGGCTCGACAACACGTTCGCGGCCGGGCCCGTACGGATCGGGAGTGCGACGGTGGCGGTGCAGGCGTCCGGGGCGAGCCCGCGCGGCGCTCCCGTGCCACTGTCCTTCGGGGGCTCCGGAAGCACCGAGATCCCCGCGGGGGCGCAGGCGTTCAGCGATCCGCTGGACTTCGACGTGCCCGCGGACAGCAATCTCCTGGTGAGCTTCCAGCTGCCGGGAACGGTGACGGCGGCGCCCGTGCACAGCCTGGCCGTCCAGCAGTCGTACGTCAGCGAGCCCGGTGACCACGCCGGAGACACCGCCCCGGACGCGTACACCTCGACGATCCTCAACTGGCCCCTGCTGACCGGTGTCGACGTGGGGAACGAGCCCGGCGGCCGGGCGGGCGGCGGGCCGGGGTCCGTCGTGGTGCTCGGGGACTCGATCACCGACGGCGAGAAGTCGACGCGGGACGCGAACCGGCGCTGGCCCGATCTGCTGGCCGACCGGCTCCGGGAGCAGAGTGCGGTGCCGCGTCACGGGGTGCTCAATCAGGGGATCTCGGCGAACCGTGTGGTCACGGACCGGTACGCCGGTGACGGTGTCTCCACCGACACGGGCGGGGTGAGCGCGCTGCACCGTCTGGACCGGGACGTCCTCGCGCAGACGTCGGCGCGTACGGTCGTCGTCTTCCAGGGGATCAACGACGTCCGCTGGGGCGCGAGCGCCGAGCAGGTCGTCGACGGGCTGCGGGAGATCGCCGGGCGGGCGCACGCGCGGGGGCTGCGGGTGCTGGCCGCGACGATCGTGCCCTGTCGGGGAGAGGCGCGGTGCACCGCCGCGGTCGACGCGGAGCGGAGCGCCGTGAACCGGTGGATCCGGTCCGAGTCGACCGACTCCGGATTCGACGGGGTGCTCAACTTCGACGCGGTGCTGCGGGATCCGGCGGATCCCGCACGGCTGCTGCCCGCGTACGACAGCGGGGATCATCTGCATCCCGGGGATGCGGGGCTTGCCGCGCTGGCCGAGTCCGTGGATCTGGAGTTGCTCTAG
- a CDS encoding DUF6278 family protein, giving the protein MNIPFLGNRRKKQGPAQGVAVFSGSESDHEGVAELLSECELLRSQAYQAGIELDDSAASLEALDQLLPRWRDDEESLSWLGNDAGLYLGTVIVRTVPGALWEVWPNGRPVVRLVSGREIDVVVSGHDWAANGVPELSQLYAEVAEA; this is encoded by the coding sequence ATGAACATCCCTTTCCTGGGCAACCGGCGCAAGAAGCAGGGCCCCGCCCAAGGGGTCGCGGTCTTCTCGGGCAGCGAGAGCGACCACGAAGGGGTGGCCGAACTGCTCTCCGAATGCGAACTCCTCCGTTCCCAGGCGTATCAGGCGGGGATCGAACTCGACGACTCCGCGGCCTCGTTGGAGGCGCTCGACCAGCTGCTGCCCCGCTGGCGCGACGACGAGGAGAGCCTGTCCTGGCTCGGCAACGACGCCGGCCTCTATCTCGGCACGGTCATCGTCCGTACGGTCCCCGGCGCGCTCTGGGAGGTGTGGCCGAACGGCCGACCGGTGGTGCGGCTGGTGTCGGGCCGGGAGATCGACGTGGTCGTATCGGGTCACGACTGGGCGGCCAACGGGGTTCCCGAACTCTCTCAGCTGTACGCCGAGGTCGCGGAAGCGTGA
- a CDS encoding amino acid ABC transporter ATP-binding protein, whose product MAVDPLIELRHVNKYFGELHVLRDIDLTVGKGEVVVVIGPSGSGKSTLCRAINRLEPIGSGEIRLDGQPLAEEGRELAKLRAEVGMVFQSFNLFAHKTVLQNVSLAQMKVRGRKKDQADRRSLELLDRVGLASQAPKYPAQLSGGQQQRAAIARALAMDPKVLLFDEPTSALDPEMINEVLEVMQQLARDGMTMLVVTHEMGFARSAADRVVFMADGRIVEDRTPEEFFTDPRSDRAKDFLSKILTH is encoded by the coding sequence ATGGCCGTCGATCCGTTGATCGAGCTGCGACACGTCAACAAGTACTTCGGGGAGCTGCATGTCCTGCGGGACATCGATCTCACCGTCGGCAAGGGGGAGGTGGTCGTGGTCATCGGCCCCTCGGGGTCGGGCAAGTCGACCCTCTGCAGGGCGATCAACCGCCTGGAGCCCATCGGGTCGGGCGAGATCAGACTGGACGGGCAGCCGTTGGCCGAGGAGGGCAGGGAACTCGCGAAACTCCGTGCCGAGGTCGGCATGGTCTTCCAGTCCTTCAACCTGTTCGCGCACAAGACGGTCCTGCAGAACGTCTCCCTGGCCCAGATGAAGGTGCGCGGCCGCAAGAAGGACCAGGCCGACAGGCGCTCGCTCGAACTCCTCGACCGGGTGGGACTCGCCTCGCAGGCGCCCAAGTACCCGGCGCAGCTCTCCGGCGGTCAGCAGCAGCGCGCGGCCATCGCCCGCGCCCTCGCGATGGATCCCAAGGTGCTCCTGTTCGACGAGCCGACCTCGGCACTCGACCCGGAGATGATCAACGAGGTACTGGAGGTCATGCAGCAGCTCGCGCGCGACGGTATGACGATGCTGGTCGTCACCCACGAGATGGGCTTCGCGCGTTCGGCGGCCGACCGGGTCGTCTTCATGGCCGACGGCCGCATCGTCGAGGACCGCACCCCCGAGGAGTTCTTCACCGACCCACGCAGCGACCGTGCCAAGGATTTTCTTTCCAAGATCCTCACACACTGA
- a CDS encoding MerR family transcriptional regulator, which yields MYPSATPPREVKIGDAAAFAGTTPRAIRHYHQIGLLPEPERGVDGRRRYGYDDMIRLLWVRKMSEAGISLDDMRAAFDEARDVEDVLGRLEETLAAQEADIKRQRAAVQRLRVVGSPLGLLSPLVTDRLSHVPSGALRPSDLDALLVTERIFGPLGAAIQASVFITLATHPGLRAEADRLDVAAAALDDTVDPHDPRVEELAAQYCAHHKALHQAIEATGLDVAEEKLFDAYDAEASGEEEVQMSAFEAVTKMPYGFSAARTRCMELAGQLLGESLSTDM from the coding sequence ATGTACCCCTCCGCCACCCCTCCCCGCGAGGTCAAGATCGGCGATGCCGCCGCCTTCGCCGGAACCACCCCGCGCGCCATTCGTCACTACCACCAGATCGGTCTGCTGCCGGAGCCCGAGCGAGGCGTGGACGGACGCCGCCGCTACGGCTACGACGACATGATCCGCCTGCTGTGGGTCCGCAAGATGTCCGAGGCCGGCATCAGCCTGGACGACATGCGGGCCGCCTTCGACGAAGCCCGGGACGTCGAGGACGTCCTGGGCCGGCTGGAGGAGACCCTGGCCGCCCAGGAGGCCGACATCAAGCGTCAGCGCGCGGCAGTCCAGCGCCTGCGGGTCGTGGGCAGCCCACTGGGCTTGCTCTCCCCGTTGGTCACGGACCGGCTCAGCCACGTGCCTTCCGGCGCGCTGCGCCCCTCCGACCTGGACGCCCTGCTGGTCACGGAACGGATCTTCGGGCCGCTGGGAGCCGCGATTCAGGCCAGCGTGTTCATCACCCTGGCGACCCATCCCGGCCTACGGGCCGAGGCAGACCGCCTCGACGTGGCCGCCGCCGCCCTCGATGACACCGTCGACCCCCACGACCCGCGGGTCGAGGAACTCGCCGCGCAGTACTGCGCCCACCACAAGGCCCTGCACCAGGCCATTGAAGCGACCGGACTGGACGTGGCCGAGGAGAAGCTCTTCGATGCCTACGACGCCGAGGCGAGCGGTGAGGAGGAGGTCCAGATGAGCGCCTTCGAAGCGGTGACCAAGATGCCCTACGGCTTCTCCGCGGCCCGGACACGGTGCATGGAACTCGCAGGACAGCTCCTTGGCGAGAGCCTCTCCACAGACATGTGA